The segment GACAACtgactgaaaaatattgaaacaatTGCCGATACCTGGTTGCTATGTTAGTTAGAGTGTCAAATTCCATATAGAATCAGTTGGTAAAACAGTAAAAGGTGTTATAGTAAAAAAATTTAGAAGGCGTAAATTTACGCTTTTCGTATACATATTGATAGACTTGTGTCACAGTTCACAGTTCACTGGGCTCTAAAAAGAATCCCCCAAGTTGGGAGGAATAGAAATGTTTAACTTATgaatcatgtctgggatttattttacgaatcattatttTGCTGAATTTCCGGTATGTCCTTGTGTCCCCACGGTAACGTACTCTTCGAGTTCGGCACGATGTATCGTTTGTCGTCGTACGAGCTGAGAGCTTGTTTTTTTTCGCTCACCGAATACACGCAGTGCCTTTTGGACCTGATGGTATTTTGTTTAATCGATTTTGCCTCGGAATCGTCATCGACATAACGTAAAAAGTCCTCATGCGTTATATGTGTCTTAACAACTTTACGCTTTATGCCTTTTATCTTCTTGATGTCTTCGTTAACCCCGTTTACGCGAATACTGTACACCTTTGCCTTCAATCCTACAAACGTAGTCATTATCTTACCCCCGTTCTCATCTTTCATTAACCCTATCTCTTTCTCGTGAACGAGTGGCATATTGAACTGATTGTCCCTTTTGTAATTGCTGGTGTCGAACCAGTGGAGATTATTTTTCATCACATCGTAAGCATCCTCGCACTGGAGCTCGTAGATTAAACTATCGGTGTCAGTGTACAAAATCTTGCACTTTCCTGGGAGCTCTTTCGCCATGAAATCGTAATGAAAACTGTACAGTTGCATTTTCGATATATCCAGCACGCACATGCCCACGTATATAGGTTTGTTTAACACGACATTCAGTTTCTTCAACGTTATAGCCACGAAGTTCTCCGAGAAAATGGTGACACTGTGAAAGTTCGGTCTCGAGATATAATCTTCAGCTCCGTAACGACCATCCCACCGTGTCACCAGTTTCACGTTCACATATTTCCTCACGTTCTCTATAGTTTTACCGTATATGGCGTTGTTCATTAACTTAAACAAATTCTGTTGGAACTTGTTGGTAGCGGAAACTCGCAACCGAGTGTTCAATTCGATGTACTTGCTGAGCCAACGGGATTGTTCGAACTCCAATACACGATGGATTCGTTTTATTCGCAAACCGTGTTGCAAACATTGTTGCAGGTAGCGATAATGTATCACATATCGTTCTTTATCGTAAACCGTTGCCAGCAGCTTCTTTGCATGACTTAGGTTCTTTAAGCCACCGCCAGGTGGCTTGTCGCGCAACGGACAAAATGGTAGATCTGCGTGTTTGTCGTGAAGCTCGAGCAGATACACCAAATCCACCTCGAGCAAGTATCCCTTAGTACCGTCCTTGGAAATGGACTTGACGTTAAAGTTTTTGAGCTCCTCTTCTTTCAGCCATCGGAAACCTCGATACGGAAGCGGTTCGGACATGGCCGAACCGTACATGTTGTTCATATCGTAATACATTAGGTACGTAGACGGTTCCGACCGTTTGTACGTCTCAGGAAGATATTTGTTGTTTGCTTCGGCTTGCCTATGAGAACACTGGCTCAACCCCCCGCGTATCCCTTTCTCGACAAACAAAAACATATCGATATCGGTGATCAACTCGAGTTCAACATCCGTGTACTTCAACATAGCATCCCACGTGAAACCCGGAAGCGTGTAATAATGTGCGGGATCCAGTTTGTAATTTTGGATGCAATTGTTTCGAAAATTCTCGAACACGTCAACTAACAACAGCACATCCGTTTTTAAGTACAGGTCGCTGTACATGCCCAAACTGGAGACGTTGAACGCCTTCCAAACTTTCAACGCGTGATCGTAATCGTCCTCCGACACGTCTGTGTCGTTCAAACGATCTTTAAACTGTTCGCGAGAAGGTAAATGTTTCTCGCTCAGTTTCTCATAAGACGACACGTAATCATACGGGAAGACACCCTTACGTGTGAGAAGATCGAACTTATCATCTGAAAAATTCCTAAATTCGTTTCGTAAGATTGTTAAATGGTCCTTTTCGAGATACGAGGACAGGTTGTCCAAGCTCGAGTTAAGAAAATTTAGTGAGTCGATGAAACGAAAACTTACGGGCTTGTACTCTTTCTTCGTCGTATCAACTTTCTTCTCGAATGATTTATACTTCTCGTTCGTTATTGCCAGGACCGTCATCTGGCCCTTGAACGCATTGGCAAATTCTTCTATAAGAAAATGACAATCGTAACCGGACATATTGTGAGCCACCACAGGCACGAAgaacatttttttataattcagATTACAACCCTTGTGCGCCGGCCCTCTGTACGCGCCTGTCAAGTGACAATGATCCTGCACTCTTTCATCAGTTTCTGAAAATGGTTTTTTACATATGTGGCAATTAGTAGATTCCAAAAAATCCTTGCTCTGCTCCGGCGTTAACGACGACATAGCTTTTATAttgttaaatttcttttctaattTTTGTCCCAAATCAAACATTTCCTTCGCAAACCATGTCACGCATTTTATATCTCTATGCGATTTGTACACGCACAAAGACTTATCGTAAGAACAGTGCACGTAATAACCTACGTTGAATGGCTTGTGCCTCTGATACTGTTGAGGATTCTTCGTTTCTTCGGGCTCTATGTTCTCTAACATACACTCTATATCTACGTACACGACAAACGGCACGCGTTCCTTACGCgcgtaatttttgaattttaaccATTTATCCTTTTTGGTAGGAAGAGTGATTGCGCACTTGTTTATAAGCTTGCAGTCTCTGATATGAGTGTCTAATTTTGTTTCCGAAATGAAATAGTGGAGACACCTATAACAGAAAAGAGAATAATTCgatacaaaaatttcaattgATTTGGATTAAATGGTTTTTACATTATATCCTTCTTGCAGCACGGATTCAGTTGCCTTACGCATGATTTCGATGGAGATAGTGCCTCTTTCCGTATACTATTTACAGTTGCGAACAAAATTAAGTAGACAATTAGGAGAAATAGATATGAATTAAATTAATCAAAGTAGTATAACTATTACGCACTTAAGTGTTATACAAACATTGGATAAGGCACTTAAAACCGGCCATCTGAATAACTTGGCTGCTATTGGTGATAGGAAAAAATGTATCAGGCCAAAATTATTTGGTATCGAGGAGCTGATCATCCGATATTACTAGTTTCTTCATAGGTAGAGGCATCAAGAAGATATGAAGGTCATCTCTGTTTCTTTTGTTGAAGTAAAAACTTCCTATTCCAAATTATTAGGATGTCGACCTTACAGGCGCAATAAAGCAATCAGGAAAAACTCCAAGGCTTCGAAGTCGCAGCGTCTTGGTGTGTCGAAGGTCAAGCGTACCTGAAAAAGGTTGACCGTTGCATCTGAACTTGCTTGAAGGTTGCCGTTTTTCGGCAGTTCGACGCGAAGAGTCGGTGCGGACAGAACATTGTAAAGTCCTGGGATATTTTTCTTTCCacgcgaatatacagggtgagtcacctAACATTTGCACTTCAaatatctttgttgtttttaaagatacgtcaaatgtcttgaggacaaaattgaatggtacaaTAGGACTCACACGATCCCAAATCATTTcagtcattttttttttaaattaaggtcaccttcatttttttaaatagaatcacCCGTTTTGAAACACCTACAATGATAGTCCCTTTGATTAGGAATTGAGTTAAATGAAAGAAACGCTACATTCGAGTTGACCAGCGAAGGGCTATATTGTTCTGCGGGTGGTACGGTCGTCGAGGCCAAATGTAGGCACCGACGACAGCGGCCATCGCCGACACGCGAAACAATATAACCATAAAACAGCTGCAAAAGAGACGCGGCCTCTTGTCGCGTTGGTaatttggagttccgtttcttCCTCGGTAAATTAACGCGGCCTTCGACTTGGGGAGGAAACCTCGGCCACTCTCGCCAGCGTGTCCTGGAACTTTCCTCCACCACCGAGGTGAAGGAGGAGTCCTCTTCTCCCAAGTCGATGGCCAATCAATCGAGTCATGATTCCACAGAGGAATCTGTAAACCACCCCCGAGTGTACCTCTTGGAGGGGATCTAAGCTGAGAAGGAAACGGTCTCCGGGCACAAAAGTCACACAACAAATCGTAGGTTGTAAAGAGTTAGTCATTTTGAACGCATATTGGAGAACGGGAGAAACAATTCTTCCTATAGTACAATTGCGCTATTAAATCCattatacagtccacttgctatCGTTATAaaataatcgttttaa is part of the Colletes latitarsis isolate SP2378_abdomen chromosome 10, iyColLati1, whole genome shotgun sequence genome and harbors:
- the LOC143347188 gene encoding uncharacterized protein LOC143347188 — protein: MAASQSAIGENTDTSLRWELVTSAFKCRIQTGVIYNTTYIEPIKFMQDAEHIVLAQVEDAITEHSSVKVNIMFVAIFKLEENEQKMYFNTTNCDLYVESNLSNWYKEHVMDRILAKMEEFQCEGSGWKLHAISHMSININKYNPLRVGCCVEVPKIIRLKKAVVNVKSDRNDCFFRSVIAGLYPPTGNVSKPSSYPDYKDVLKTKDFEISITLKQIEKFEKDNDISVNVYGWKEEKCVVLRLTPTVRKNHVRLLMLQDQKTPPNNHFVCIKNLSRLISSQASKNQHRIYICDRCLHYFISETKLDTHIRDCKLINKCAITLPTKKDKWLKFKNYARKERVPFVVYVDIECMLENIEPEETKNPQQYQRHKPFNVGYYVHCSYDKSLCVYKSHRDIKCVTWFAKEMFDLGQKLEKKFNNIKAMSSLTPEQSKDFLESTNCHICKKPFSETDERVQDHCHLTGAYRGPAHKGCNLNYKKMFFVPVVAHNMSGYDCHFLIEEFANAFKGQMTVLAITNEKYKSFEKKVDTTKKEYKPVSFRFIDSLNFLNSSLDNLSSYLEKDHLTILRNEFRNFSDDKFDLLTRKGVFPYDYVSSYEKLSEKHLPSREQFKDRLNDTDVSEDDYDHALKVWKAFNVSSLGMYSDLYLKTDVLLLVDVFENFRNNCIQNYKLDPAHYYTLPGFTWDAMLKYTDVELELITDIDMFLFVEKGIRGGLSQCSHRQAEANNKYLPETYKRSEPSTYLMYYDMNNMYGSAMSEPLPYRGFRWLKEEELKNFNVKSISKDGTKGYLLEVDLVYLLELHDKHADLPFCPLRDKPPGGGLKNLSHAKKLLATVYDKERYVIHYRYLQQCLQHGLRIKRIHRVLEFEQSRWLSKYIELNTRLRVSATNKFQQNLFKLMNNAIYGKTIENVRKYVNVKLVTRWDGRYGAEDYISRPNFHSVTIFSENFVAITLKKLNVVLNKPIYVGMCVLDISKMQLYSFHYDFMAKELPGKCKILYTDTDSLIYELQCEDAYDVMKNNLHWFDTSNYKRDNQFNMPLVHEKEIGLMKDENGGKIMTTFVGLKAKVYSIRVNGVNEDIKKIKGIKRKVVKTHITHEDFLRYVDDDSEAKSIKQNTIRSKRHCVYSVSEKKQALSSYDDKRYIVPNSKSTLPWGHKDIPEIQQNNDS